A segment of the Terribacillus aidingensis genome:
ATACCAGCTGCTGCGCAACGCTTCCATAAAAATCATCAAAGCACTGCAGATCGAGGGAGGCTGTAATGTACAGCTGGCTTTGGATCCGCATAGCTTCAACTACTACATCATCGAAGTGAATCCGCGTGTAAGCCGATCAAGCGCACTTGCTTCCAAGGCAACAGGTTATCCAATCGCCAAGATGGCCGCAAAAATAGCTGTTGGTTTAACATTGGATGAAATCAAAAACCCTGTAACAGGTACAACGTATGCGTACTTTGAGCCGGCACTAGACTATGTTGTTGCCAAGCTGCCACGTTTCCCATTTGATAAATTTGTCAGCGGAAACCGCAAACTAGGTACGCAAATGAAGGCTACGGGAGAAGTCATGGCAATCGGTCGGAATGTGGAAGAAGCCTTGCTGAAAGGTGTTCGCTCACTCGATAACAAAGCAAACGGTCTTGCATCTATCAGTCTTGACTACATGAGTAATGACGAGATGGAGCATCGACTTGTCAAAGCAGATGATGAACGTCTGTTTGTTCTGGCTGAAGCCTTCCGCCGCGGATACACAATTGAGCAGCTGCATGAACTGACTAAGATTGACCGCTTCTTCCTTTGGAAAATTGAAGCATTGATTGAAATGGAATCAAGTTTGCTGGAACAGCCATGGGAATTGGAATTGTTGAAGGAAGTAAAACAAAAAGGATTTTCTGACCGAGAAATAGCACACTGGTGGAACACAACGGAAGACAAAGTATACGAATTCCGTACTGAAAATGACCTTCAGCCTGTTTACAAAATGGTAGATACGTGTGCCGCGGAATTCGAATCGCAAACACCTTATTTCTACAGCACCTATGAAGAAGAAAATGAATCGATAGCTTCTGAAAAGGAGAAAGTGATTGTGCTCGGTTCCGGACCGATCCGTATCGGACAGGGAATCGAATTCGACTACGCAACAGTCCATAGTGTCCTGGCTATCCGGGAAGCAGGGTATGAAGCAATCATCATCAACAGCAACCCAGAAACCGTTTCGACGGATTTCAGTGTGTCCGATAAGCTGTATTTCGAGCCGCTTACGCTGGAAGATGTCATGCATGTCGTCAACCTGGAAAATCCGCTAGGTGTAATCGTACAGTTCGGCGGTCAGACTGCTATCAACCTGGCAGAAGGGTTGGAACGCCGTGGCGTCAAGGTGCTCGGAACATCTTTGCAGGCAATTGATACAGCAGAAGACCGGGATAAATTTGAAAAACTGCTTGATGAATTGAAGATTGCAAAACCAGATGGAGCATCTATCACAAAGCTTGAGGATGCTGCTGCGACAGCGGAAAAAATCGGTTATCCCGTACTTGTCCGCCCTTCCTATGTGATTGGCGGAAGCAATATGGAGATCGTCTATAATGACGAGGAATTGCAGAATTACATGGAGAAACGTGTACATGTCAGACATGATCATCCTGTACTGATTGACCAATACTTGACCGGTATCGAGGTGGAAGTTGATGCCATCAGCGATGGCGAAACAACGATCATTCCAGGGATCATGGAGCATATCGAACGTGCCGGCGTCCATTCAGGAGATTCCATTGCTGTCTATCCGACACAGACGATAACCGAGGAATGCCGCCAGCAATGCATCGATGCGACAATGCAAATAGCGAAGGCTCTTGGAGTAAAAGGCTTGATCAATATACAGTTTGTTATCCATCAAAACAAAGCCTATGTGTTGGAAGTGAATCCGCGTGCCAGCCGTACCATTCCGTTCCTGTCCAAAATCACACATGTAACGATGGCAAATATCGCAACAAAAGCAATTTTAGGTAAAAAGCTTGCTGACATGGGATATGTTTCCGGATTACTGCCGGAACCAGAGGATGTATATGTGAAAGTACCGGTATTCAGCTTTGAGAAGCTGCGCAGTGTCGATACGCTGCTCGGACCGGAAATGAAATCGACAGGCGAAGCAATCGGGCATGATCGCACACTCGAAAAAGCGCTGTACAAAGGACTGCTTGCTTCCGGTCTATCATTACCGCAAGAAGGAGCTATCTTACTGACTGTAGCGGATAAAGACAAAGAAGAAGCGATGGAAATCGCAAAACTATTCTATGCCCTCGGCTTCCAGCTGTACGCTACCGAAGGAACGAGTGCAGCGGTAGAAGAAGCAGGACTTCCAGTTACAACAGTTGGAAAAGTCGGTGCTTCTGAGCAGAATGTAATCAGCATCATTGAAAATGGGGAAGTACAATTTGTTGTTAACACATTGACTTCCGGCAAACAGCCTAGATCAGACGGCTTCCTTATCCGTCGTGAAGCTGTTGAGCATGGTATCGCCTGTCTGACTAGCCTAGATACAGCCAAAGCGATTGCGACTATCATCGAATCGATGACATTCACTGCTAAGCCTGTAGTAGCAGGAGGTATGCCGTCTTGATTCATGAACATCTTGAGATTATCAGCAGGGAAACAATCGCAAAAGATACAGTAGAAATGACCTTCAAGGGAAAGATGGCGCAGGAGAACATCCTGCCCGGTCAATTCCTTCATTTGCTTGTAGGAGAAGGCAGCAATCATATGCTGCGCCGTCCAATCAGCATCGCTGGTGTGGATAAACAAGATTCCACAATCACGATCATTTTCAAACTGCTTGGAGAAGGAACAAATACGCTGGCCAAAGCAGAGCCGGGAGATAAGCTGGATGCACTTGGACCATGTGGACAAGGTTATCCAGTCGATGATCTTCAAATGGAGCAGGCATTGCTCGTTGGAGGGGGAATCGGTGTACCGCCTCTTTACTATCTAGCAAAGCGTCTGCATGAAAAAGGCATCCAGGTAACGATGGTAGCTGGATTCCAAAACAAACAGCAAGTTTTCTATGAGGAAGCATTCCGTAAACTTGGAGACTATTATCTTGCAACTGATGACGGAAGCGCAGGGGAAAAAGGGTTTGTAACGGATATTATCAAAAAAGAAGAATTCTCTTTCGATCAGTTTTTCACCTGCGGTCCTACAGGCATGCTCAAAGCTGTATCCATTCAGCTTGAGGAGGAAGAAGGTTTCATCTCAATCGAACAGCGGATGGGCTGTGGCATCGGCGCCTGTTTCGCGTGTGTCGTACCAGCACCTGACAGTGAAAGCGGCTATAAGAAAATATGCAAAGACGGACCTGTCTTTCGAGCGAAGGAGGTTGTGCTGGCATGAACTTAAACGTCAATCTTCCAGGCCTGGATATGAAGAATCCTATTTTACCAGCTTCCGGCTGTTTCGGTTTTGGCAAGGAGTATGCCGAGCTTTATGACTTAAACCTCCTCGGCGCGATTACGATAAAAGCAGCAACCGGTTCCGCACGTTACGGAAATAGCACGCCGCGAGTTGCCGAAACGACTGCAGGTATGCTCAATGCCATTGGCTTACAAAACCCAGGTGTGGACCAGATTATGGAGAAAGAACTTCCGTTTTTAGCAGATTTCAATACTCCGATTATCGCTAATGTAGCAGGCAGCACAGTCGAAGAGTATGTAGAAGTAGCACGGAAAATAAGCAAGCACTCCGTGATAAAAGCGATAGAGCTAAATATCTCTTGTCCAAATGTGAAAGAAGGTGGTGTCCAGTTTGGCACAGATCCTGAGCTTGCCAAACTGGTTACAGCTGCTGTGAAAGAAGTAAGTAATGTACCAGTCTACGTGAAGCTTTCACCGAACGTCACCGAAATAACGGTCATAGCTCGCGCAGTGGAAGAAGGAGGGGCAGATGGCCTGTCCTTAATCAATACACTGACAGGTATGCAAATTAACCTAGCAGGCAGGAAGCCATTGCTAGCCAACAAAATAGGCGGGTTGTCCGGTCCAGCCGTAAAGCCAGTAGCAATCCGCATGGTTTACCAAATACGTCAAATGACTAACCTGCCGATTATCGGCATGGGAGGAGTCACAACGGCTGAGGATGTGCTGGAATTCCTTTTAGCAGGTGCATCTGCTGTGGCAGTAGGTACCGCTAATTTCCAGAATCCATTCGTCTGCCCTGAAATCATCCAGAACTTGCCGGATGTCCTGCAAAAGTACGGATTCGCGAGTGCCGAGGACGCAATCGGAAAGGGGCATGAACATGCAGACTCCAATCTATCTCGCGCTTGATTTCCCTACTGGGGAAGAAGCGCTGCATTTCCTTGATCGGCATAGCCTTACTGAGGTTCCAGTTAAAGTCGGAATGGAGCTTTTCTATCGGGAAGGGCCGTCCATCATCCACCGGCTCAAAGAAAATAAGCATCCAATCTTCCTCGATCTAAAGCTGCATGACATACCGAATACAGTCAAAAGTGCCATGCGCAATCTAGCAGGACTTGATGTAGATATACTTAATGTTCATGCGTTAGGCGGAGCAAAGATGATTGAAGACGCAAAAGAAGGTCTGTTGCAGGGAGCAAAAAATGCTGTTCCTAAACTGATAGCTGTGACTATGCTGACATCTATGGATGAAGACACGGTTCAGACCGACCTTAAACAGTCGATGGAACTCGCTGCTTATGCCTTGCATCTTGCGGAATTGTCCAAAGCAGCAGGTGCTGATGGGGTAGTTTGTTCTCCTCATGAGGCGACTAGTATCAAGGCGGCTTGTGGAACAGATTTCCTGACTGTCACGCCAGGAATACGGCTCGCTGGATCCGACCGAAACGATCAGCACCGTATCGCAACACCTGCTGGTGCTAGGAAAATGCAAGCGGACTATCTCGTAATCGGAAGAAGCGTTACAGCAGCATCCAATCCGAAACAAGCATACGAACAAGTAATCGAGGAGTGGAAAAACTATGACAACTACAACTAATATAGCAGAAGCATTGCTATCAATTGATGCGATTCAAATTGATCCAGCCAAAAGTTTTGTATGGGCATCTGGAATCCACTCGCCGATTTACTGTGATAATCGGCTGACACTCGGTCACCCGGAAGTGCGGACGGCAATAGCTCGCCAGTTTCAAGAGAAGTTAGCAGAATTGCCGGAAACAGATATCATAGCAGGCTGTGCGACCGGTGGAATTCCGCATGCTGCATGGCTTGCTGATAAAGCAGCTCTGCCGATGATCTATGTTCGATCCAGCAAAAAAGGTCATGGAAAAGGCAACCAAATCGAAGGAGCAGACGTTGCGGGTAAACATGTAGTCGTTATCGAGGATCTTATTTCAACCGGCGGCTCTGTTATCAACACAGTCCAAGCACTGCAGGATGCAGGGGCAATTGTGACGAAAGTGTTGGCTATCTTCAGCTATAATCTGAAGAAAGCTGATGATAACTTTACCGCTATCGATGTTCCATTTGAGACGCTGACTAATTTTGATTCTTTAGTTGATATTCTTGTAGAAAAAGAGAGGATAACATCTATGGAGAAACAGGAATTATTGGCATGGCGAAATACATTGTAAAGGGTGCTTTCAGGCATCCTTTTTTTTCTTATATATGGTAGGCTGAAAGAAAAGGATGTGAGCACATGGCAGCTGTACATAATTCATTAGAGAAGAAACTGATTGAAGCAAGGCGTACATTGCATCAATATCCTGAGTTATCACATGAGGAATACAAAACGACAGAACGTAGGAGAGTAGCTATGGAAATCAAGGAACTCACAGAAATCAGCGAATTTAGAGAAGAACTTGCAATCTTATTTCAAACAGTAGTTGCTGACGGCGCATCCATGAACTATTTGCACCCAATGAGTAAAGAAACGGCATTATCGTATTGGGATTCTGTTCTCTCAGAACAAGTACGGCTTTATATTGGGTTACTTGATGGCGAAATTGCAGGGACTGTTCAGCTGCATTACAGCGATAAGGAAAATGGCCGACATCGTGCAGAAGTAGCTAAATTGATGACCAGTACAAAAGCCAGAAGGAAAGGCGTTGCCAGAAAACTGCTTCAGCATGCCGAGCAAGCAGCAAAGTCAGATGGCAAAACATTGCTCTTGCTTGATACGGAAAAAGAAGGACCAGCCAATTTGCTTTATCAGTCTGAAGGGTATGTATTGTTTGGAGAAGTGCCGGATTTTGCGCAGGATGCATTTGGCACATTTCTAGCTGGTAATTTTTATTACAAGTTAATAGGATGATTCATTATTTGAGCTTTTTCTAACTTCGATTAACTTAATTATTATCATCTTGCGTCAGCATGTCTAGCTTTATATACCTGGTCGAACGCTATCCGTCATACAATTTAAGAGATTAAATAATAGTGCTGCCTTTTGGCAGCTTTTTTACTTCTTTCCTGCCCACATATTAATGAGTCGCCTACGCTTTGAGATGATTCAACACGGATTAGAACAGGGTTTAACATATGATAATACAATTCGCTTAATTCAACTTTTGAAAAATTAGATAAACCTGTTCATTCTTATATATAGAAAGGCTGTACACTACATCGGTGTACAGCCTTTTTTCTAGATTCTTTTCTGTCATATCTTAAAGAAAATTCGAGAAATACTTTCTTAATCTTTTTCAACCATTGTTTTGTTAACATATATTAAGATAATTAAATTTAATATAAGCATAATTTCGAGTGCAGTTGCACTCCATGACCACGAAAGAGTGAAAGGCACAATGATTAAAACAGCACCAGTAATTAAATAAAAAGAACTTACAAGATTAATAAATTTTTGCCTTTTTTTGCGTATAAGCTGCTGATTATATCCTCTTAGAAGATGTAATTTTTTTTTGACTGCAACTAGATAAGCTACAACAATAAATGCAATACCGAGTAATCCAGATATTATTTGAATTTGCATATAATCACCTCATGTATTATACGTTTAAGTATATGCAAGGATTCTAAAAAAAATAGGAGAATACTTGCTTATCTCTTTAATAAAACGTAACCAATTAACAGTCGCCTAATGGGGTTGCTACGGCTTTAATATCAAGGTACACGGAAGCTGCTATAAAACTGTTAGAAGTAAGATGATGTATATACATCAATTAACTATTCTTGATCTCTATCTTGTAGCGTTCTTTAGCCTTTCCTTTTATTATGGAATTTCCTAAAAGATCTCCTATTCCTTATATTCAGATGGTTTTATTGTAACGGAGTAAATCTTCGACCATATCCATTTGGAGTTTTTCAGTGACATCGCTTCAGCGCATGCCTTTTCGTCAACTTATTTTGTTTTCACATTTACTCATCTTTTTATCTAGCAAGTCATACTGCTATTCCTCTCGATCAGAAAGCTTATAAAATAACGATAATGCAACTAATTTAGGAAAAGTATTATAAAATTAGCACACTTATTTTTGTCTTAGATAACGAGTAATATCTGCTTTTCTTTTATCTAATACATAAGATTATCATTAATATTTTTTATATATTTTTTTGAGTATTGATGATGTCAAATAGTTCTTTCAGTATTTGTTGATAAGCTAACTGTGAGGAGGATAGTATCTGTAATTGACGAATAGCTCCTTCACAGACACCCCATCTTATATATGAACTTTGAGTTTCTTCAAATATAAAACTCATTAATTCTTTTTCCTCTTGTGAAAATTCATCACAATCTATCATGTTGTCGAGTAATCTTCTTATTTCTCTAATAGCTGATTCTTGATCGTCCACTGAATTAGGCGATTTATACGGAAATAGAATTTGATTAGTTTGCTTTGTAATTTCAATGTTATTTTCTAAACGTAATATATTGTAATCTAAGATATCAGAGCTATTTATATTCAGCTTTATTTGGTCGGAATATCTAAACTGATAACCTAACCCCCCAATAAAATGAGTGGATAAATCCATTGCGCTTTTCTCGATTTCTTTTCCATAAACGTCTATTAGGCGTTTTGCAAGCCAATTTAGTTCTTTATAATGGCTTTCTTTCATGTAATTTTGTAATTCCTCATCATTTTCACCTAAAGAGATATTATATAACTCTGAGATTTTCTCAGTCCCATAAATTGAGTGCTTCACGCGAAGCTGAGAATAAAATAGCTGCTTATCATATAGACTTCCGTCGAGTAGCAACATATTTTGTTGTTCATCAACTTTTTCGTCAACTTTTTGAATAATATAAAGAATTAATTGTGATTTCGTAGAGAAGTAATTATAAAATGTTCCTTTGGAAACTTTGGCTTGTTCCAAGATATCCTGGATTGCAGTATCGTGATAGCCTTTTGTTCGAAATAACTGTTTAGCCACTTCAATAATTTTTTCTTTTTTACCCATAAATTTCTAACTCCTTAAAATATTATTGACATCATCATAATACCAAATTATCATAAAAATAAACTGAAGTACAGAAAAATATACCTACGTTCAATAGGTGTGGAAGGATATCAAATGAACATACCGGAGGTTTAATATCTTTAACAAGAATTATTAACAGACCCCAAATAAGAATCCTGTCTGTAAAACAAAGAGGTGATAAAATGAGTGTTATAATTGAACAATTTACAAGGGCTACCAACTCTCATTATGAATTGCTATTAGATGCTGATCCATCGAGGAAGATGGTCGACTCGTATCTTTCTAAAAGCCATTGTATAGAAGCTAAGGTGGGGCTACAAGTTATCGGAGTTATTATTCTTATGCCTACACGACCTGACACACTAGAGATAGTTAATATAGCTGTGAACAAAGATTTTCAAAATCAAGGAATCGGAAGATTATTAATTGAATACGCTCTTGAATATGCCAGAGAACATAAATTTAAAACTGTAGAAATTGGTACTGGAAGTACAAGTCTTGGATCACTATACTTATATCAGAAATGTGGTTTTAGAATGACTCATATAGATAGAGATTATTTTTCAAGACATTATGACGAAAAAATTATCGAAAACAAAATTGTATTAAGAGATATGGTGAGAATGTCACAAGATGTATGTTAATTGCATGTAGAAAGCCCTCATGAATAACGATGAGGGCTTTTATCTTTTAATTATTTAGGAAACTTAAAACTCGTTTATTAACCTGCACAGGCTTTTCCATCGACATCAGATGACCTACTCCTTTTATTATTTCTATCGTAATATGGGGAGATGAGTTCTTAGCACGATTAAAAGCTTCCAAAGGATCATACATTACTTCTTTTTCTCCCAATAACAGTAGAAGTTGAGTTTGAATTTGAGCTAATTCGTCATCCGTGAATATATAAGGAAATGCTTGTCTTACTTTTTGTGTAGAAGACTCAGTGTTCCACTGCATTCCATCTATTAATTGTTGTTGTATAAGAGAATTAACAGTATGACGGTCATTGAAAATCCATTTTAGAAAGTTTTTAACCCCTACTTCGTTACTAATCAACCCCATAGCGTAAGAATAGAATTCCCGATTGAGAGGAATGTAAGTAGCAGCTGGACTCATAATAACAGCTTTGTTTACCTTATGAGGGAAAAAGGTCAAGAAATTAACCGTATGTAAAGCTCCATAGGATAAACCTACAATATTTGTTTTATCAATCTGCAGAGATTCTAACAATTCGTTTAACCAAGTAGCATAACTTAATCGATTTGAAAATTGTTTTTCTAAATTGCTTTTATTCTTATCTCCTAAGATATCAACACAAATGACTCTATATTGTTTACTCCATTCTGCCACATTCGGATACCACATTGTCGAACTCATTTTAGCTCCATGCAAAAGGAGTAGGGGTGGAGACAATAAATCTCCACTTTCAATTATATATGTGTTTCCATAAGAAGTTTCTAAAAAATACGAGGAAAATTGTGTTGGCCATAGCGCGTTTAATACTCTATCGTAAGATTGAAAATACATACTTTTTGGATCGTTTGACTTTAAATGATTCATTATTAGAGTTCCTCCATCTTTGCATAATACTCTTACTTAATTTTTAATTCTTGAAATCTTTTTAGGTTATATTCTGGTATTTTACACGCCAGTTTAAAAAAACTTTCCATATCTCGATATTGATTAATAATATGGAGATATGCTTCTTCTAATTATTCTTCCCTAGCCTCTAAAATAGGTTTTATATGTTCTGGTGGATCACGAAATAAGCTTATCCACTGGATGAACTTTTCTTTCTTTTTCATTGGAACAGCAATTAACTGCTTAGAAAAAAGATAGTCGTCCATTACTATCTTGTAAGGAACTCCGGCATACAACTGGATAACAGCTGATATAAAACCAGTACGGTCTTTTCCTCTCGTACAATGGATGAGTGCCGGCAAGTTTCTTTGATTTGAAAAAAACATAATAATCTGTTTTATTTCTTCGGATATTTCACTAGCCATGTGTTTATACATATCTTTCATAATTTCTTCAAAATTAATAGAATTAGACTTTGTAACTAGAAATTTAAAGAACTCAAGAAGTGTAAATTCTCTACTTTTATCGTGAATAGATATATTTAATACTTGTACCTTCGTATTACTTTGAAGGCGGTAATATTAGACTTCTGTTCATTCAGGGTCCTTAAGTCACAGATAGAGTTTATATTCAATTGATTGAACTTTTTGAAATCTTTTTTAGATAGTCGCGATAATTCTCCAGATCGGAATAATATACCTGTTTTCATCATACGCCCATTTTTGGTTGGAAGCCCGCCAATATCTCTGAAATTATATAACTTTTCGAATTTATAGATGTCTTTTCTATCTGGCATATCATTTCTCCCTAATTACTTTAGAGGGTTTTTAATAGGGAGGATTAATCATTTAATTGGATTATTGTTTATTTAGCTTCTTTTGATGGAGAAGCTATAAAAAGACACAATATAAATGCAATGGATATTAGAATGAAACCGGACATAAAAGCATTATTAAGTCCATTCAACAACGGAGTCAATGAAGTGTCTTCATAATGGTTTGAATATCTAGTCACAGTAGCCGACATAACCCCCACCATTACTGCCGATCCTAGAGAAGCAAACACTTGTCGAACAGTATTATTAATTGCAGAGCCGTGACTTATCAAATCATTAGACAGTGCATTTATTCCCGCTGTGGCCAAAGGCATCATGACAAATCCCATGCCTAGCATTCTTAATGAATAAAGACAAACAATCCACCAAGTAGCTGTATCCTTAGTGAGGAATAAGAAAGGAAAAGTTGCTACAGCTAGAATGAACATGCCAATCATTGATATTTTTTTAACACCATACTTATCGAATAATTTACCTGATATTGGTGAAATAATACCCAGCAAAATTGCCCCAGGAAGTAATATCAGACCTGATTGAAGTGCTGACAACTTTTTTAAAGTCTGTGTATAAATAGGTAAGAGAATTTCAAATCCAATCATTGTCATAAAAATAATAGCGACGATAATTGTAGAAAACGTAAAAATTTTACTTTTAAATACTCTTAACTCTAAAAAGGGTTGTGTTAGTTTAGATTGTCGATGGGAAAATAAGATTATGATAATAATGCCAGCTACGCAAGAGAACCATGTGATTTTATTTTGCCACCCTATATTACCTGCAACACTAATCCCATAGAGAAGTAAACCTAAACCTAAGCTACTAAGCATAATAGAAAGTAAATCAATCTTCGGTTTATTTAAATTAATGACGTTTCTCATATAGAAACATGCAAGCAACATATTAACCATGGTAATTGGAAGAATTATATAAAATAAGTATCGCCAATTAAAATAATCAACAATCCATCCAGATACAGTGGGAGCAATAGCGGGAGCAAACGCTATAACAACTCCTACTAACCCCATAGCTTCTCCTCGCCGTTCAACAGGATAGACCAAAAACATTAATGTCTGCATTAAAGGAATCATTAATCCTGAACCTATGGCTTGAATGATGCGTCCTATAAGTAACGTGTTATATGTAGTACTGAGTGCACAAATTACAGTTCCTATTGCAAAGCTAACCATTGCTACCATAAATAATTTTCTATTATTTATGGTATTTAACAAGAATGCTGAAGTGGGAATCATTATGCCGCTGATCAACATAAATGCAGTGATAAGCCATTGTGCATTAATAGCACTGATGTCTAAATCATCCATTATCTTTGGAAGAGCCGTGACTAATAATGTTTGATTTATAATGGTTAGAAAAGTACCAACCATTATAACGAGTACAAATCCTGCTCGATTGAATTGATTTCCGTAAATGTCGATTGGGTGCGTTCTAATTTTTGTCACTTCTCTTGTCTTCCTCTCACATTAAATTGAACTATAGTTCATTTTTATGAACTCTAGTTCAATTCCATGATAGAATTGAATAATAAAGATGTCAATATCATTTTTTGGGACCAGTTGATGAAACGTCCTTCATTATAATGAATTATCTTCATATCTTAATTAGGAAAGAGAGTGAGAAGCTAGAAAGATGTTAGGTGATGTACAACAATATATTCACTGGTAAAATATGATTTTTTGGTATAGAAGGCGAGAATGAGTAAATGTCTGTCATTCAACTGAACAAGTTAACCAAAAAATATAAAAATGTAATGGTGGTCAATCATCTTGAATTTTCAGTTGAAAAAGGGGAGTTTTTTGCTTTTTGGGCGAAAATGGTAATTGATTCCTGCGTAATTTTTATGATGCTTTTTTAATCGACTTTAAGGAGATCTGATGTCTGAAACAGGGACGGAAGGAGACCAATTCTACACATGGGAAGGCGAAGGTGATTTTGGCGCGAATGCCAACATTACCTTTCAAGGAAACCCTGCTGTCGTACAATCAAAAGCACAGGTGGGATTAGAATAAAAGAGGTGCCTTTAGGCATATATAAAAAAGACCCTTTTCATAGAAAAGGGTCTTTTCAAATTACTTATCCTTTGTTAAATCATAGCTTGTACTAAT
Coding sequences within it:
- a CDS encoding alpha/beta hydrolase; translation: MNHLKSNDPKSMYFQSYDRVLNALWPTQFSSYFLETSYGNTYIIESGDLLSPPLLLLHGAKMSSTMWYPNVAEWSKQYRVICVDILGDKNKSNLEKQFSNRLSYATWLNELLESLQIDKTNIVGLSYGALHTVNFLTFFPHKVNKAVIMSPAATYIPLNREFYSYAMGLISNEVGVKNFLKWIFNDRHTVNSLIQQQLIDGMQWNTESSTQKVRQAFPYIFTDDELAQIQTQLLLLLGEKEVMYDPLEAFNRAKNSSPHITIEIIKGVGHLMSMEKPVQVNKRVLSFLNN
- a CDS encoding tyrosine-protein phosphatase, with the translated sequence MPDRKDIYKFEKLYNFRDIGGLPTKNGRMMKTGILFRSGELSRLSKKDFKKFNQLNINSICDLRTLNEQKSNITAFKVIRRYKY
- a CDS encoding MDR family MFS transporter, producing MTKIRTHPIDIYGNQFNRAGFVLVIMVGTFLTIINQTLLVTALPKIMDDLDISAINAQWLITAFMLISGIMIPTSAFLLNTINNRKLFMVAMVSFAIGTVICALSTTYNTLLIGRIIQAIGSGLMIPLMQTLMFLVYPVERRGEAMGLVGVVIAFAPAIAPTVSGWIVDYFNWRYLFYIILPITMVNMLLACFYMRNVINLNKPKIDLLSIMLSSLGLGLLLYGISVAGNIGWQNKITWFSCVAGIIIIILFSHRQSKLTQPFLELRVFKSKIFTFSTIIVAIIFMTMIGFEILLPIYTQTLKKLSALQSGLILLPGAILLGIISPISGKLFDKYGVKKISMIGMFILAVATFPFLFLTKDTATWWIVCLYSLRMLGMGFVMMPLATAGINALSNDLISHGSAINNTVRQVFASLGSAVMVGVMSATVTRYSNHYEDTSLTPLLNGLNNAFMSGFILISIAFILCLFIASPSKEAK
- a CDS encoding tyrosine-protein phosphatase; the protein is MKDMYKHMASEISEEIKQIIMFFSNQRNLPALIHCTRGKDRTGFISAVIQLYAGVPYKIVMDDYLFSKQLIAVPMKKKEKFIQWISLFRDPPEHIKPILEAREE